In Mastigocladopsis repens PCC 10914, a single window of DNA contains:
- the tsf gene encoding translation elongation factor Ts, with protein sequence MAEISAKIVQELRQKTGAGMMDCKKALKETDGDQEKAIEWLRQKGIAKADKGAGRIAAEGLVDAYIQPGGRVGVLIEVNCQTDFVARNEAFKAVVQNLAKQATTVESLESLMAQPYIEDESLTVEAFIKQTIAQLGENIQVRRFAKFALSQDTQGVVDSYIHTGGRVGVLVELNNQNDLGSGREEFQTLARNVAMQVAACPNVEYVNVDEIPAEVAQKEKDIEMGRDDLANKPQNIKEKIVQGRIEKRLKEMTLLDQPYIRDQSITLEELIKQSGSQLGGSIQVRRFVRYILGEGIEKQESNFAEEVAAQVGSK encoded by the coding sequence ATGGCGGAAATATCTGCAAAAATCGTCCAAGAGCTACGCCAGAAAACTGGTGCTGGTATGATGGACTGCAAAAAGGCTCTAAAAGAAACTGATGGTGATCAGGAAAAAGCCATTGAGTGGCTGCGACAAAAAGGCATCGCCAAAGCCGATAAGGGAGCAGGACGTATTGCGGCAGAGGGTCTAGTGGACGCATACATTCAACCCGGAGGTCGGGTGGGTGTACTAATAGAAGTCAACTGCCAAACTGATTTTGTTGCCCGTAACGAGGCTTTCAAAGCTGTAGTTCAGAACCTGGCGAAGCAAGCAACGACCGTTGAGAGTCTTGAGTCTTTGATGGCTCAACCCTACATTGAAGATGAAAGTTTAACGGTCGAAGCTTTTATTAAGCAAACGATTGCCCAATTGGGTGAAAACATTCAAGTGCGTCGCTTCGCCAAATTTGCACTTTCCCAAGACACACAAGGGGTAGTAGACAGTTACATTCATACTGGCGGTCGAGTTGGTGTGTTAGTTGAACTAAACAACCAAAATGATTTAGGATCTGGTCGTGAAGAGTTTCAAACTCTGGCACGGAACGTAGCGATGCAAGTTGCGGCTTGCCCAAATGTTGAGTATGTGAACGTAGACGAAATTCCCGCTGAAGTTGCCCAAAAAGAAAAGGATATTGAAATGGGGCGGGATGACTTGGCAAACAAGCCACAGAACATTAAAGAAAAGATTGTGCAGGGACGGATTGAAAAACGCCTCAAAGAAATGACTTTGCTGGATCAACCTTATATTCGCGATCAGAGTATCACGCTGGAAGAATTGATTAAGCAGAGCGGATCACAACTGGGCGGAAGCATCCAAGTTCGTCGCTTCGTTCGCTATATCCTGGGCGAGGGTATTGAGAAGCAAGAAAGCAACTTTGCTGAAGAAGTGGCTGCACAAGTAGGCAGCAAGTAA
- the rpsB gene encoding 30S ribosomal protein S2 encodes MAVVSLAQMMESGVHFGHQTRRWNPKMSPFIYTARNGVHIIDLVQTAQLMEEAYSYMRSQAEAGKKFLFVGTKRQAAGIIAQEASRCGSHYINQRWLGGMLTNWATIKTRVDRLKDLERREESGALDLLPKKEASMLRREMAKLQKYLGGIKSMRKVPDVVVIVDQRREYNAVQECQKLAIPIVSMLDTNCDPDVVDIPIPANDDAIRSIKLIVGKLADAIYEGRHGQLDGEEEYEDYEGAEDEFDYDEGESDYTRSLIPDDEEE; translated from the coding sequence CAAATGATGGAGTCAGGAGTTCACTTTGGGCATCAAACCCGTAGATGGAACCCAAAGATGTCTCCTTTTATTTACACCGCTCGCAACGGAGTACACATCATCGACTTGGTGCAGACTGCCCAGTTGATGGAAGAGGCATATAGTTATATGCGATCGCAAGCTGAGGCTGGAAAGAAATTCCTGTTTGTTGGTACCAAGCGACAAGCAGCAGGAATTATTGCCCAAGAAGCCTCCCGCTGTGGTTCTCACTACATTAACCAGCGCTGGTTGGGTGGAATGCTCACCAACTGGGCGACCATCAAAACCCGGGTAGACCGCCTGAAAGATTTGGAACGTCGGGAGGAAAGTGGCGCTCTCGATTTATTACCGAAAAAAGAAGCCTCAATGCTGCGTCGGGAAATGGCGAAGCTTCAGAAATACCTGGGCGGCATTAAAAGCATGCGAAAAGTTCCCGATGTGGTGGTGATTGTAGACCAACGGCGGGAATATAACGCAGTGCAAGAATGCCAAAAACTGGCAATTCCGATTGTGTCCATGCTAGATACTAACTGTGACCCGGATGTCGTAGATATCCCCATTCCAGCAAATGACGATGCCATCCGCTCGATTAAGCTAATAGTAGGCAAATTAGCAGATGCCATTTACGAAGGTCGTCACGGTCAATTGGATGGAGAAGAAGAGTACGAAGATTACGAAGGCGCTGAGGACGAGTTTGACTACGACGAAGGCGAAAGCGATTATACCAGATCGCTCATTCCCGATGACGAAGAAGAATAA
- a CDS encoding single-stranded DNA-binding protein: MSINIVTLIGRVGTDPDMKYFESGSVKCKLTLAVNRRTRDGDHTDWFNLELWGKTAQVAGDYVRKGKQIAVKGSLKFDTWSDRTTGANRSTPVIIVDQLQLLGSKREAEDADVDMNPDNF, from the coding sequence ATGAGCATAAATATTGTCACCCTCATCGGTCGTGTAGGAACTGACCCGGATATGAAGTATTTCGAGTCTGGTAGCGTTAAGTGTAAATTGACACTAGCTGTTAATCGGCGCACAAGAGACGGCGACCATACTGATTGGTTCAATCTCGAATTGTGGGGAAAAACAGCACAGGTGGCGGGTGATTACGTGCGTAAAGGTAAACAAATTGCTGTCAAAGGTTCCTTAAAATTTGACACTTGGAGCGATCGCACCACAGGAGCAAATCGCTCCACACCTGTCATCATAGTCGATCAATTGCAATTATTGGGTTCTAAACGGGAAGCTGAAGATGCAGACGTAGATATGAACCCTGATAATTTCTAA
- the mreC gene encoding rod shape-determining protein MreC, with the protein MFTARRWWERRGLQIGLLGLVVGSAWVLRQTQGAILLEIYQGVTRPIQMLQTPPVQEERLRDARFLELQTQLVELESQNKKLKELLGYVEKEPLSSRPIPARVMARSADNWWQQVTLNRGSLAGIQEGYVVKADGGLVGLVESVTPNTSRVLLISDLKSQVGVTVSRTGAKGVLRGDSSAEAVLEFYEKVPNVKPGDFVATSTYSQKFPSGLAVGRVKSLDLKKLPASVAKVELFPPIRSLDWVTVYPKPENPQSENIGSANQQLETSN; encoded by the coding sequence ATGTTTACGGCACGTCGCTGGTGGGAGCGTAGAGGATTACAAATAGGGTTGCTAGGCTTAGTCGTTGGGAGTGCCTGGGTACTTAGACAGACTCAAGGTGCTATTCTGCTTGAGATATACCAGGGTGTTACGCGTCCAATCCAGATGTTACAAACACCACCAGTTCAAGAAGAACGCCTTAGGGATGCCCGGTTTTTAGAACTGCAAACCCAGCTTGTAGAACTGGAAAGCCAAAATAAAAAGTTAAAAGAGTTATTGGGCTATGTGGAGAAAGAACCTCTCTCATCGCGCCCAATTCCAGCGCGAGTCATGGCACGGAGTGCTGACAACTGGTGGCAACAAGTGACTCTCAATCGTGGAAGCCTTGCAGGGATCCAGGAAGGTTATGTCGTTAAGGCTGATGGTGGATTAGTAGGTTTGGTGGAAAGTGTGACTCCTAATACCAGCCGCGTGCTATTAATTAGTGACCTTAAAAGTCAAGTGGGTGTAACAGTGAGTCGTACAGGGGCAAAGGGTGTTTTGCGGGGAGATTCCTCTGCTGAAGCAGTCCTGGAGTTTTATGAAAAAGTCCCAAATGTGAAACCAGGGGACTTTGTTGCTACATCTACCTACAGTCAGAAGTTTCCCTCAGGATTGGCTGTAGGACGGGTGAAGTCGCTGGATTTGAAGAAACTTCCAGCATCAGTAGCGAAAGTGGAACTTTTTCCGCCAATACGCTCTTTAGATTGGGTGACGGTCTATCCCAAGCCAGAAAACCCGCAGTCAGAAAATATCGGTTCTGCAAATCAACAGTTAGAAACATCTAATTAA
- a CDS encoding SIMPL domain-containing protein has translation MNTDAMSGSQLNTGNFWKILFLALLVYVSFTEPVLAQQKQRMLRTLSVSGRGMETIPTTLSQVSLGVEVQGKTAQEVQQEAARRSEAVVALLKSRNVEKLQTTGITLNPIYSYTNNVQRITGYAAANIVSFRISTERAGTLLDEAVKAGATQISGISFVASDEAIAQGRQQALKEATQDAQQQAQAVFSALGFQPKEVVSIEVNGASAPPPPPQPFLRAENAKQATQDASTPIVGGEQQVEATVTLQISY, from the coding sequence ATGAATACAGATGCTATGTCTGGTTCTCAGTTAAATACTGGGAACTTTTGGAAAATTCTATTTTTAGCCTTGCTTGTGTATGTTAGTTTTACCGAACCAGTTTTGGCACAACAGAAACAGAGGATGTTGCGTACCCTGAGTGTCAGTGGTCGTGGAATGGAGACAATTCCTACAACTCTATCTCAAGTCAGTTTGGGGGTAGAGGTTCAGGGGAAAACAGCACAGGAGGTACAACAAGAAGCTGCTCGTAGATCCGAGGCTGTGGTAGCTTTACTCAAGAGCCGTAATGTGGAAAAGTTACAAACCACTGGCATTACTCTTAACCCAATTTATAGTTACACCAATAACGTGCAGCGTATCACAGGATATGCTGCTGCTAATATTGTGAGTTTTCGTATTTCCACTGAGCGCGCTGGTACTCTGTTAGATGAAGCCGTCAAAGCTGGTGCGACTCAAATCAGTGGCATTAGTTTTGTCGCTAGCGATGAAGCGATCGCACAAGGAAGACAACAAGCACTCAAAGAAGCCACCCAGGATGCTCAACAGCAAGCCCAAGCTGTTTTTAGTGCTTTGGGTTTCCAGCCTAAAGAAGTGGTTAGCATTGAAGTGAATGGTGCGAGTGCGCCTCCACCGCCACCACAACCCTTTTTGCGTGCTGAGAATGCCAAGCAAGCAACACAAGATGCTTCTACCCCCATTGTTGGTGGTGAGCAACAGGTGGAAGCTACAGTGACTTTGCAAATTAGTTATTAG
- a CDS encoding EVE domain-containing protein, protein MAYWLLKTEPEEYSYCDLERDGSTVWNGVSNALALKHLRTMEIGDLALIYHTGKERRVIGVAKVVSQPYPDPKFDDAKRVVVQVQALRRVPQPLTLTQIKQDGNFEGFDLLRLSRLSVVPVSESHWQHLLQLTGDMN, encoded by the coding sequence GTGGCATACTGGCTGCTGAAAACAGAACCAGAAGAGTATTCCTACTGCGATTTAGAACGGGATGGTAGTACAGTTTGGAATGGAGTTAGCAATGCGTTGGCTCTCAAACATCTGCGGACGATGGAAATTGGTGACTTGGCGCTCATTTATCACACAGGCAAAGAACGGCGAGTGATAGGTGTAGCAAAAGTAGTTAGTCAACCTTACCCTGACCCAAAATTCGATGATGCCAAACGAGTCGTTGTCCAGGTGCAAGCCTTACGAAGAGTCCCTCAGCCACTCACCCTGACCCAAATTAAGCAGGACGGAAATTTTGAAGGTTTTGACTTACTGCGCCTTTCCAGACTATCGGTAGTGCCAGTATCAGAGTCTCATTGGCAACACCTGCTCCAATTAACAGGCGACATGAATTAA
- the mreD gene encoding rod shape-determining protein MreD: MRIPELQGNKQKKPKSPRRRSKIQISPLSRWHPRLRLLTDWAVTVGSVMLCLLMLLIRFPGMELLGIGPNWLLIWVVAWSVKRTAFEGALAGAVLGLLQDAMTSPDPTHALSLGVVGGLTGMIQKQRFIQEDFISIALIVFAMAVLSETVFASQLSLMGDRNVADIWVYFQKVALASAILTSLWAPVVYFPLNRWWRRLKLAEQS; the protein is encoded by the coding sequence ATGAGGATTCCTGAATTACAGGGTAACAAGCAGAAAAAGCCAAAATCGCCAAGGAGAAGATCCAAAATTCAAATCAGCCCCCTTTCTCGTTGGCATCCACGCTTACGTCTACTGACGGATTGGGCGGTAACGGTTGGGTCAGTAATGCTATGCTTACTGATGCTGCTCATCCGCTTCCCCGGGATGGAATTATTGGGTATTGGACCGAACTGGCTGTTGATTTGGGTGGTTGCTTGGAGTGTCAAGCGTACAGCTTTTGAAGGCGCATTGGCAGGTGCTGTTTTGGGTCTCCTTCAAGATGCTATGACATCACCTGACCCTACTCATGCTTTAAGTTTGGGGGTGGTGGGGGGTCTGACTGGTATGATACAGAAGCAGCGTTTCATACAAGAAGACTTTATTTCTATTGCCTTAATTGTGTTTGCTATGGCAGTCTTGTCAGAGACTGTTTTTGCATCGCAATTGAGTTTAATGGGCGATCGCAATGTGGCAGATATTTGGGTATATTTCCAAAAGGTGGCTCTTGCCTCTGCTATTCTCACTAGCCTCTGGGCACCAGTGGTTTATTTTCCTCTAAATCGTTGGTGGCGGCGGCTAAAATTAGCGGAACAGTCATGA
- the ribD gene encoding bifunctional diaminohydroxyphosphoribosylaminopyrimidine deaminase/5-amino-6-(5-phosphoribosylamino)uracil reductase RibD has product MDNSPVVAQPDASVVESGFQDDSNPKQTGTEFDRAMMQRCLELARRALGYTSPNPMVGAVIVKDGEIVGEGFHPRAGEPHAEVFALQAAGERARGASIYVSLEPCNHYGRTPPCSEALIAAGIAKVVVGMVDPNPLVAGGGIARLRGAGIEVVVGVEEEACKKLNEGFIHRILHHRPLGILKYAMTLDGKIATTTGHSTWVTNQDARSEVHQLRAACDAVIVGGNTVRQDNPYLTSHRQGAHNPLRVVMSRSLNLPQKAHLWQTAEAPTVVLTEKGANTDFQELLRKHSVEVVELTPLTPDQVMGYLYEQGFCSVLWECGGLLAANAIAQGAVQKVLAFIAPKIIGGVHAPTPVGDLGFTTMTEALSLERVEIRVVGSDCLVEGYLPSR; this is encoded by the coding sequence ATGGATAATTCGCCAGTGGTCGCTCAACCGGATGCTTCCGTCGTGGAGTCAGGATTTCAGGATGATTCAAACCCGAAGCAAACAGGAACCGAGTTTGATCGAGCTATGATGCAACGGTGTTTGGAACTCGCCCGCCGCGCCTTGGGATACACCTCCCCAAATCCGATGGTGGGGGCGGTGATTGTTAAAGATGGAGAGATTGTTGGGGAGGGGTTTCATCCGCGTGCAGGCGAGCCGCATGCAGAAGTTTTTGCCCTACAGGCAGCAGGTGAACGCGCTCGTGGAGCAAGCATTTATGTTAGCCTGGAACCTTGCAATCACTACGGACGCACTCCCCCTTGTTCAGAAGCGTTGATAGCCGCTGGGATCGCTAAGGTGGTGGTGGGGATGGTTGACCCCAATCCACTCGTAGCTGGTGGTGGTATCGCCCGTTTGCGAGGCGCAGGGATAGAAGTTGTGGTGGGTGTGGAAGAAGAAGCCTGCAAGAAGTTAAATGAAGGCTTTATCCATCGCATTCTCCATCATCGACCTCTTGGCATTTTGAAATATGCCATGACTTTAGATGGCAAAATTGCCACGACGACTGGTCATAGTACTTGGGTGACAAATCAAGATGCCCGTAGCGAAGTTCATCAACTACGAGCAGCTTGTGATGCGGTCATTGTTGGTGGAAATACAGTCAGACAAGATAATCCTTATTTAACGAGTCATCGCCAAGGAGCACATAATCCCCTACGGGTAGTGATGAGCCGCAGTCTCAACTTACCTCAAAAGGCTCACCTATGGCAAACCGCAGAGGCTCCCACTGTGGTTTTGACAGAAAAAGGAGCTAACACCGATTTCCAAGAACTGTTGCGGAAGCATTCTGTGGAAGTGGTGGAGTTAACACCACTCACACCAGATCAAGTGATGGGGTACTTATACGAGCAGGGTTTTTGCAGCGTATTGTGGGAGTGTGGTGGTCTTTTAGCTGCCAATGCGATCGCCCAAGGAGCGGTGCAAAAAGTTCTTGCCTTTATTGCTCCTAAAATCATTGGTGGTGTTCATGCTCCCACACCTGTGGGTGACTTAGGTTTTACCACCATGACTGAGGCTCTATCCTTGGAACGTGTGGAGATCCGCGTAGTTGGTTCTGACTGTTTGGTAGAGGGTTATTTGCCCAGTCGTTAG
- a CDS encoding rod shape-determining protein, with amino-acid sequence MGIDLGTANTLVYVSGKGIVLQEPSVVAIDQNEKVALAVGEEAKKMLGRTPGNVVALRPLRDGVIADFDTAELMLKSFIQRVNEGKSLVLPRIVIGIPSGVTGVERRAVMDAASQAGAREVYLIDEPVAAAIGAGLPVAEPTGNMIIDIGGGTTEVAVLSLQGTVLSESVRIAGDELTEAIMQYMKKVHNLVIGERTAEDIKIRIGSAYPTHDDDDAMMEVRGLHLLSGLPRTVTIKGPEIRESMSEPLLVIIEAVKRTLERIPPELAADIIDRGIMLAGGGALLKGLDTLISHETGIVTHVAADPLCCVVLGTGRVLENFKQLERVFSGRSRNM; translated from the coding sequence ATGGGTATCGACCTTGGTACCGCTAACACCCTCGTTTACGTATCAGGTAAAGGCATTGTTCTGCAAGAACCTTCAGTGGTAGCGATTGACCAAAACGAAAAGGTCGCGCTAGCCGTTGGAGAAGAGGCTAAAAAAATGCTCGGTCGGACACCTGGGAATGTGGTTGCGCTGCGCCCCTTGCGCGATGGTGTAATCGCTGACTTCGATACAGCCGAGCTTATGCTCAAAAGCTTTATCCAGAGAGTAAATGAGGGCAAATCACTCGTATTACCTAGAATTGTCATTGGTATTCCCAGTGGGGTAACAGGAGTAGAGAGAAGAGCTGTCATGGATGCGGCTTCTCAAGCTGGGGCAAGAGAAGTTTACTTAATTGATGAGCCTGTGGCAGCAGCAATTGGGGCAGGATTACCTGTAGCTGAACCAACGGGCAATATGATAATTGATATCGGTGGTGGCACAACAGAAGTTGCTGTACTGAGTCTCCAAGGGACAGTGCTTTCTGAATCAGTACGTATTGCAGGAGATGAACTGACTGAAGCGATCATGCAGTATATGAAAAAAGTTCATAACTTGGTAATAGGGGAACGTACTGCTGAGGATATCAAGATTCGTATTGGCTCGGCATATCCCACTCATGATGATGATGATGCAATGATGGAAGTCCGAGGCTTGCACCTGCTTTCTGGTTTACCACGAACTGTCACAATCAAAGGACCAGAAATTCGTGAAAGTATGTCGGAACCTTTGTTGGTGATTATCGAAGCGGTGAAGCGGACTTTGGAACGCATCCCTCCAGAGTTAGCAGCAGACATTATTGACCGAGGAATTATGCTAGCTGGTGGAGGTGCCCTGCTTAAAGGGTTGGATACACTGATTAGTCATGAAACGGGAATTGTGACACACGTTGCTGCTGACCCATTATGCTGTGTTGTACTGGGAACAGGTCGTGTTTTAGAAAATTTCAAACAGCTGGAAAGAGTTTTCAGCGGACGTTCTCGCAATATGTAG
- the recG gene encoding ATP-dependent DNA helicase RecG, with protein MTNDKPDWIRLHKALAIEAEQGFTDLMGKQYRFSEFLTLTFGKFPTGLPSAERRRWQELAAEFANYPNLVLEDRQHLVAETRRYLYQLQQATEGGVGEVGEVGGVREVGGEKYTPLSSSSSYSKIQNPKSQIVAELSRRLAPNLDQKLSDLPEIGVRKAGNLARLGLLTVRDLLFYYPRDHIDYARQVNIQELVAGETVTIVATVKRCNCFTSPRNKKLTILELLIRDKTGHIKINRFFAGTRFSSRAWQESLKRRYPEGSIVAACGLVKESKYGLTLEDPELEILGHPGDTIESLAIGRVVPIYALTEGVGADLVRQAVIAALPSTVHLKDSLPSGLRAKYNLMELKDAINNIHFPPDSATLQVARRRLVFDEFFYLQLGLLQRQHQARQNQTSAILIPKGQLVKKFYEILPFKLTNAQQRVINDILNDLQKPVPMNRLVQGDVGSGKTVVAVIAILAAIQSGYQAALMAPTEVLAEQHYRKLVSWFNLLHLPVELLTGSTKTAKRRQIHAQLETGELPLLVGTHALIQDPVNFQQLGLVVIDEQHRFGVEQRARLQQKGEQPHVLTMTATPIPRTLALTIHGDLDVSQIDELPPGRQKIQTTVLSGQQRTHAYDLIRREIVQGRQVYVVLPLVEESEKLDLRSAVEEHKKLQESIFPEFQVGLLHGRMTSAEKEEAISKFRDRTTQILVSTTVVEVGVDVPNATVMLIENAERFGLSQLHQLRGRVGRGAAQSYCLLMSSSRSPDAQQRLRVLEQSQDGFFISEMDMRFRGPGAVLGTRQSGVPDFTLASLVDDEEVLILARQAAEKVIEIDATLERWYLMKEELKYRYERLMGGAILT; from the coding sequence ATGACTAATGACAAACCAGATTGGATACGATTGCACAAAGCCTTGGCAATAGAAGCAGAACAGGGCTTTACTGACTTGATGGGTAAACAATACCGTTTCAGTGAGTTTCTGACGCTGACTTTTGGTAAATTCCCCACAGGCTTACCCAGCGCCGAACGTCGTCGCTGGCAAGAACTAGCGGCTGAATTTGCTAATTATCCAAATCTGGTACTGGAAGACAGACAACACTTAGTCGCAGAGACTCGTAGGTATCTGTATCAACTACAGCAAGCGACTGAAGGAGGAGTGGGGGAAGTCGGGGAAGTCGGGGGAGTCCGGGAAGTCGGGGGAGAAAAATACACTCCCTTGTCTTCCTCATCTTCCTACTCCAAAATCCAAAATCCAAAATCTCAAATTGTTGCGGAGTTAAGTCGCAGACTTGCCCCTAACCTAGACCAAAAGCTGAGTGATTTACCAGAAATAGGCGTGAGAAAAGCTGGAAATTTGGCACGTCTTGGTTTATTAACCGTGCGTGACTTGCTTTTCTACTATCCCCGTGACCATATTGACTATGCGCGTCAAGTGAATATCCAGGAGTTGGTGGCGGGTGAGACGGTGACGATAGTAGCAACAGTGAAACGTTGCAACTGCTTTACAAGTCCACGAAACAAAAAATTAACCATTCTAGAACTGCTGATACGCGATAAGACAGGTCACATCAAAATCAACCGTTTTTTCGCTGGTACGCGCTTTAGCAGTCGCGCTTGGCAGGAAAGTTTAAAACGTCGCTACCCAGAAGGTAGTATTGTGGCAGCGTGTGGGTTGGTGAAAGAAAGTAAATACGGATTGACGCTGGAAGACCCAGAACTGGAAATTTTGGGACATCCAGGAGATACCATTGAGTCCCTGGCTATCGGTAGAGTTGTTCCTATTTATGCTCTGACAGAGGGAGTGGGGGCTGACTTGGTACGACAAGCTGTTATAGCTGCTTTGCCTTCTACTGTCCATCTGAAAGACTCACTGCCCAGTGGTTTGCGGGCTAAGTATAATTTGATGGAATTGAAGGATGCAATTAATAATATCCACTTCCCTCCAGACAGCGCTACCCTTCAAGTTGCCCGTCGCCGCCTCGTCTTCGATGAATTTTTCTACCTGCAACTTGGGTTGCTGCAACGTCAGCATCAAGCGAGGCAAAATCAAACCAGTGCCATTCTTATCCCAAAAGGTCAGCTAGTCAAAAAATTCTACGAGATACTGCCGTTTAAATTAACTAATGCCCAGCAACGAGTCATCAACGACATTCTCAATGACTTGCAAAAACCTGTACCGATGAACCGTTTGGTGCAAGGAGATGTCGGTTCTGGTAAAACCGTTGTCGCTGTCATTGCTATCCTTGCTGCCATTCAATCTGGGTATCAAGCAGCACTGATGGCTCCCACAGAAGTATTGGCAGAACAGCATTATCGCAAGTTAGTGAGCTGGTTTAATCTTTTGCATTTACCAGTAGAATTACTGACGGGTTCTACCAAAACGGCAAAACGGCGACAAATTCACGCCCAGTTAGAAACGGGTGAATTGCCGCTATTAGTAGGGACTCATGCTTTAATTCAAGACCCCGTAAACTTTCAGCAATTGGGTTTGGTCGTGATTGATGAACAGCATCGCTTTGGGGTGGAACAGCGGGCGCGTTTACAGCAAAAAGGCGAGCAACCTCATGTATTAACTATGACTGCAACTCCCATTCCCCGAACGCTGGCACTGACAATACACGGGGATTTGGATGTGAGTCAAATAGATGAATTGCCACCGGGACGGCAAAAGATTCAAACAACCGTGCTATCGGGGCAACAACGCACCCATGCTTACGACCTCATCCGCCGGGAAATTGTCCAAGGACGACAAGTTTATGTGGTGTTACCGTTGGTGGAAGAATCAGAAAAATTGGATCTGCGTTCAGCGGTGGAAGAGCATAAAAAGTTACAGGAAAGTATTTTTCCAGAGTTTCAGGTGGGACTGCTTCACGGTCGCATGACTTCAGCCGAGAAGGAGGAAGCGATTAGCAAATTCCGCGATCGCACAACTCAAATTTTGGTTTCTACCACTGTTGTAGAAGTCGGCGTTGATGTGCCAAATGCAACAGTTATGCTCATTGAAAATGCGGAGCGCTTTGGCTTATCTCAGTTGCACCAACTTCGAGGGCGTGTTGGTCGTGGTGCGGCTCAGTCCTACTGTTTGTTAATGAGCAGCTCTCGAAGTCCAGATGCACAGCAACGTCTAAGGGTTTTGGAACAGTCTCAGGATGGCTTTTTCATCTCTGAAATGGATATGCGCTTTCGCGGTCCTGGGGCAGTCTTGGGGACTCGTCAATCTGGTGTGCCAGATTTTACCTTGGCAAGTTTAGTAGATGATGAAGAAGTGTTGATTTTAGCACGGCAAGCAGCTGAGAAAGTGATAGAGATAGACGCAACTTTAGAGCGTTGGTATTTGATGAAAGAAGAGTTGAAGTATCGGTATGAGCGGTTAATGGGTGGGGCGATTTTAACATAA